One window of Lagenorhynchus albirostris chromosome 16, mLagAlb1.1, whole genome shotgun sequence genomic DNA carries:
- the LOC132506961 gene encoding LOW QUALITY PROTEIN: small ribosomal subunit protein uS5 (The sequence of the model RefSeq protein was modified relative to this genomic sequence to represent the inferred CDS: inserted 4 bases in 3 codons; deleted 3 bases in 3 codons; substituted 1 base at 1 genomic stop codon), with product MVILSKRCALAGVEDSSHSVRSPARPAPLSPPSVSLALREGPGAGQDVRRPGRRHRGSRGPLGLGARPAPEWPPRGPRTSGRAETARVHARALLTALAAGPYRLQGRPPGARRRARTEERAGAGLRVPERASCRSALGPTVGLIFPPGTRRPGAEGVGTETQSLARGAPHPRGPRGKAALRGPSGDLGPRRPLWSGRQCLGSRGPQQGGHPETFALPGPRGARMWCGARAPVSAVLRGGTPATPPGLATSEEQQPAPPSRLRASRSPPGADDTGAVGEPRGPGAPGVRGCGGFLGGFGSGTWGRAQGRGXGPGAXKEWLPVTKLGRLVKDVKIRSLEEICLFLLPIKESEIVDFFLGASLKDEVLKIMPGQKQTRAGQWIGFKAFASIGDYKGHVGLGVTCSKEVATALHGAIILAKLPIVPVWRGSWGNEIGRPHTVPSQVTGRCGSVLVRLVXCPRDTGVISAPVPRKLLLMAGIDACHXPARGCTTTLGDVAKATCDAVSKTYRCLSPDLWKEPVLIKSPYQEFTGHLVKAHGTRVSVKRTQATTAATMLFYMRKTK from the exons ATGGTCATTCTCAGCAAGCGCTGTGCTCTGGCTGGGGTGGAGGACAGCAGCCACTCGGTGCG ATCGCCCGCCCGGCCGGCCCCTCTCTCGCCACCCTCAGTTTCCCTCGCCCTCCGCGAGGGCCCGGGTGCCGGGCAGGACGTGCGCCGGCCCGGCCGGCGCCACCGCGGGAGCAG AGGTCCGCTCGGACTTGGCGCGCGGCCAGCCCCGGAGTGGCCTCCACGCGGGCCGCGGACCTCCGGGCGGGCGGAGACGGCGCGTGTCCACGCGAGGGCGCTGCTCACCGCGCTGGCGGCCGGCCCGTACCGCCTGCAGGGGCGGCCGCCGGGCGCCAGGAGGCGCGCGAGGACCGAGGAGCGCGCGGGAGCCGGCCTGCGGGTCCCGGAGCGCGCGTCCTGCC GTTCCGCCCTGGGCCCGACCGTGGGCCTCATTTTCCCGCCCGGGACACGGAGGCCCGGTGCCGAGGGAGTCGGGACTGAGACCCAGAGCCTGGCTCGGGGCGCTCCCCACCCCCGCGGCCCCCGTGGCAAGGCGGCCCTTCGGGGCCCCTCCGGCGATCTGGGCCCTCGAAGGCCGCTGTGGTCCGGTCGGCAGTGTCTGGGGAGCAGGGGACCCCAGCAGGGCGGGCACCCCGAGACCTTCGCCCTGCCGGGTCCTCGGGGGGCCCGGATGTGGTGCGGAGCCCGCGCCCCGGTGTCTGCGGTTCTGCGAGGGGGGACGCCTGCGACCCCTCCTGGCCTCGCTACCAGCGAGGAGCAGCAGCCGGCACCCCCATCGCGCTTGCGTGCATCTCGCAGCCCACCCGG GGCGGATGACACCGGTGCTGTGGGAGAGCCCAGAGGC CCAGGGGCCCCTGGAGTGAGAGGCTGTGGTGGCTTCCTCGGGGGCTTTGGCAGCGGCACCTGGGGCCGGGCTCAGGGCCGGGGCTGAGGCCCCGGAGC TAAGGAGTGGCTCCCTGTCACCAAGCTGGGCCGCCTGGTCAAGGACGTGAAGATCAGGTCCCTGGAGGAGATCTGTCTCTTCCTTCTGCCCATCAAGGAATCTGAGATCGTTGACTTTTTCCTGGGGGCATCTCTCAAGGACGAGGTTTTGAAGATTATGCCTGGTCAAAAGCAGACCCGCGCTGGCCAGTGGATCGGGTTCAAGGCATTCGCTTCCATCGGGGATTACAAGGGACATGTTGGTTTGGGTGTCACGTGCTCTAAGGAGGTAGCCACTGCCCTCCATGGGGCCATAATTCTGGCCAAGCTCCCCATCGTGCCTGTGTGGCGAGGCTCCTGG GGGAATGAGATCGGCAGGCCCCATACCGTCCCTTCCCAGGTGACTGGCCGCTGTGGCTCTGTGCTTGTGCGCCTCG TCTGCCCTCGGGACACTGGCGTCATCTCAGCCCCTGTGCCCAGGAAGCTACTGCTGATGGCTGGAATTGATGCCTGCC ATCCCGCCAGGGGCTGCACCACCACTCTGGGTGACGTTGCCAAGGCCACCTGTGATGCCGTTTCCAAGACCTACAGGTGTCTCAGCCCTGATCTCTGGAAAGAGCCGGTACTCATCAAGTCTCCGTATCAGGAATTCACTGGCCATCTTGTAAAGGCCCAT GGAACCAGAGTCTCTGTGAAGCGGACCCAGGCTACAACTGCAGCCACCATGTTGTTTTacatgagaaaaacaaagtaa